In Terriglobales bacterium, the DNA window GCCTCCACCGCCAATCGCGAGGTGCGGCTCACCGACAGCGGGCGCACCGTCTACGGCGGCGGCGGCATCACCCCCGACGTCTCCCTGCCCCAGCCCAAGCCCGACCACCTGCAGCAGACCCTGCTGCAGCACTACGCTTTCTTCAACTTCGCCAAGTCCTATCTGGCCAACCGCCACGTCACCCGCAGCTTCGCGGTGGACGAGAACGTGCTCAATGACTTCCGCCACTTCCTCCAGGAGCAGAAGATCCCCTACACCGAGGCCGACCTGCTCCAGAACCTCGACTGGGTGAAGACCAACATCAAGAGCGACCTGTTCGTGAGCGAGTTCGGACAGCAGGTGGGACTGCAGGTGCAGGCGGAGAACGATCCCGAGATCCAGAAGGCCGCCGACCTGCTCCCCAAGGCCAAGGAACTGGCCGACAATGCGCGCCGCACCGTCGCCCAGCGCCAGGGCCGCGAAGACTCGCAGTAGCCGCCCCCGGCGGCCGCCATGGCCCGCAAGCGCATCGTCTGCATCACCCGCCGCTTCAAGGACGAGGACCCCGACCGCCATCTCTCCCACGTGGGCATCGGCGACGAGCAGGGCTGGCGCGAGGTCCTGCTGGTGGAAGAGGTGATGGCGCACCTCGGCCGCCCCGACGGCGACCGCTTCTACGTGCGCGGGCGCGACGGCTGGGAGGCCGAGGTCACCCTCGGTCCCTGCTTCCTCTGCCGCCAGGGCCACGTCACCCTGCACTCCGCCCCCGACCTCACCGCCCCCGACAAGCTCCTCTCCCTGGCCCCGTGCGGGGAGAACTAGTAGGCTCTGCTACTCCTTAGTCTTTGTCTTTATCCGGCAGGCTCATCATCATCCAGTTGCCCTTCTGGTTCTGCACCGCCACGACGGTCATGCCCTGGGGGACGCCCGCCCAGGCCCGCGCCAGGTAGATGCTCTCGATGGCGCGCATCTCGGGATCGGAGATCTCCTTCAGGCCGGCGAGGGCCCGCGGCCGCGAGATCCTGTTGGCCACCGCCAGGAAGCGGCGCCAGGCGTCGGTCGGTGCGGCTGCCGCGGACGCCTGCCGCGGCTCCATCTGCGGCTCTTGCTGCCGCGCGCTCGCCGGCGCAAGCAGGAGCGCAGCGCCGCCGCCAGGCAGCATCCTCGCAGAAAGAGCCGGATGTGGTGATTCACCGCCGCCACGACCAATCGACGCTTTCCCGCGGTCCCAGGTTAGCATCCCGGGCGGCCGGCGGTGCTCGGGCAGCCCTCTCCCCCGGGCCGAAGCCAGGGGAGAGGATGCCGGCAAGAGGCGGCCCTGCTAGAAGTTCAGGCGCAGCCCGAGCTGCACCTCACGCTTAGGCAGCGCCGAGGTGAAGCCCAGGGGCGAACTCGGACCCACCAGGTTGGTGCCGCTCACCGCGAAGCCCAGGAAGCCCTGGCCGCCCAACGCCGTCGGCAGTCCCAGGTTGGGCCCCACGATGTTGTTCACCGAGCCGTAGTTGGTGTGGTTGAGGATATTGAAGCCTTCCGCCATCAGGTCCAGGCTGGCCCGGTCCCCGATCTTGAACTCCCGCTGCAGGCGCATATCCCAGGAGAAGTAGTTGGGGCCGACGCCGGTGTTGCGTCCCGCCCCGATGGTGCGGTCGGTGGTGGAGTGGCGGTCGCCGTTCACGTCCGCCCCGGCCAGCAGGTTGAAGGGATGCCCGCTGTGGTAGGAGAAGATGGGCGTGAGCGTGAAGCCGGAGAAGATCTTCTCCGCGGTGCTGGCGTCCGCCCCGCCTTGCCAGGGCGACTCGAAGGCGGCGTACACCACCAGGCTGTGGCGCTGGTCGAAGTCGGAGAGCCCGCGGTCTCCCGCCAGGTTGATCTGGTCCGAGGCCGCGAAGTCGCTGTTGTAGTCGGTGGCGTCATCGATGGCTTTGCTATAGGTGTAGTTGATGCCGATGCTGTAGTGGTTGGTGAAGCGCTTCTTCAGCTCGAAGATGCCGGCGTGGTACACCGAGTTGGCCTCCGAGCTGTATACGTTGCCCTGCAGCAGCAGCAGGTTCCCGAAGCAAGGATTGTTCACCAGCACCGCGCACTGCGGGGCCGCCCAGTTGTGGAAGGTGGCGGTGCCGCCGTTGGCCAGCGGGACCGAGGTCGTGGGCGTGGTGGGCAACAGGTTGGTATCGATGGCCCAGGGGTAGCGCAACCCGTGCACGTAGATGTAAGAGAGTCCCACCGACCACCCCGGCGCTACCTCGCGCTCCACTCCGAACGAGGCCTGCTCGGTGTAGGGAGGGCGGTAGCCGGGCTGCCCGGCAAAGAGCACGGTCAGCGGCGGCACCGCCCCGGTGTGGGTGATGTTGATGCCGAAGGGCACCAGCGCGGCGGCCGGGATGCAGGGGGTGTTGCCCGCTCCGCCGCACTGAACCAGCCCCAGGGCGAAGAAGGTCTGGAAGATATTCGCCGAGTTGGTCGTCGGCGGCAGTCCGGGCACCCCCGTCAGCGGCACCAGCACCTGCGCGATCTGCCGGAAGCCGTTCACCAGGCCCAGGGTCTGCACTACGTCGGGGATCTGCCCATAGACGGGCGAGTAGAAGATCCCGAAGCCGCCGCGCACCACCGTCTTGTGGTCCTTGAACGGGTCCCAGGCGAAGCTCACCCGGGGGGCAAAGTCCTTGTAGTAGGTGTTCAGGGACCCGTACTGCGAGTCCAGCTCCCAGCGCAGGCCGAAGTTCAGGGTCAGGTTCTCACGCACCGCCCAGGAATCTTGCGCGTAGAGGGAGGTGAACGGGCGCGGGTAGTTGTACACCGGGTTGTCGAAGCCCTGCTGATAGAACTGCGGCAGGCCCAGCGAGGCGGATTGGATCGCGTTGATGGTCGTGGGGTTCACGCCCGTCAGCCCGCAGGCCGCCGGCACTTGCAGGCAGGGGCTCAGGATGCCCCCGGGCAGGTCCCCGAAGACGAAGCGCCCGGGGAAGAAGGTGTGCGACTCGGTGTGGTTGCCGCGGTACAGGAAGTCTCCCCCGATCTTGATGGTGTGGTGGCCGCGCAGCAGGGTGAGGCCGTCCCCCGCCTCGTAGCGCCGCATGATGGTGAAGCTGGGCAGGAAGATGTTGCTGCCGAACAGCCCGAAGCCGTTGATGTCCAGACCCACGCCCTGGGAATCGTTGGAGGCGTAGTCGGCGCTCGAGTAGTTGTACTGGAAGTGGGCCTCGTTGAGGGTCATGGGGCTGAAGGTGTGGAACCAGGAGGCCAGCGCGGTGGCGTCGAAGAAGTGGGTGTTGGCGGCGCGCGAGAAGCCGGTGAGCGCCTGCAGGTTGGGATCGGCCTGGTCGTCGCGTCCCGCGTTGAAACGGAAGAACACCTGGTTCTTGTCGCTGAAGCGGTGGTCGAGCCGGATCACCCCCAGGTCCTGTCCATCGGCGAAGGGGAACAGACCGCTGTTGGTCTCGAATTCGTTGACCAGGAAGGCATCCCCCGGCCTAGCGGCCGGGTTGAAGGTCAGGATGTTGGTGAGGGCGATGGCGCAGGCGGCCGCCGGCAGCGCTGGCTGCCCGGTGAGGCAGGGTACCGGGGGATTGCCCGGCAGAGTCGCCAGCCCGTTGATGATCGACTGCTGGCCGCCGTCGGGCCGGAAGATGTTGGTGCTGGTGAACAGCGGCGCCGGATGCTCCTCGTCGCGCCGCAGCCCCTCGTAGGCCATGTACAGGAAGGTCTTGTCCGGGGTGATGGGGAAGCCCACGCTGCCGCCGAACTGCTGCCGGCTCAGGGAATCCTTCAAGGGCACGCCGGTGGAGTCGGGCAGCGCCGGGTTGAAGATCTGCCCCGGCGCCAGCGCCGGCCCGATGGAGAAGGGATTGCGCGCGTCCATGGCGTCGTTGCGGAAGAAGGCGAACAGCGTGCCATGCAGCTTGTTGGTCCCCGACTTGGTGACCACGTTGATGGCGCCGCCGCTGGCCCCGCCCAGCTCGGCGTTGTAGTTGCTGCGGTTGATCTGGAACTCCTGCACCGCTTCCTGGGTGACGGTGAGGCGCACCCCGCCACCGTCATCGTTGGCCTCGCCTCCGTCCACGGTCACGGTGTTGCCGCGGCCGTTGCTGCCATAGAACGACACCCCGCTCTGCGGCGTCTGCACCACC includes these proteins:
- a CDS encoding carboxypeptidase regulatory-like domain-containing protein, whose product is MKSLVTVVLCLLLATCLAYAQGVGASGDLKGTVTDPQGAVVTNATVTVTQPERGTKRTTTTDNDGNYRVPGLPPANYDITVEHAGFQTMVQKGVIVNVGQTVNLDFHLKVSAVSAVVEVTAAPPLVETDRGSQADTVTQQYITDLPIDRRDYLTYTLLMPGTSQSNQLTSSTDGGFRVVQTPQSGVSFYGSNGRGNTVTVDGGEANDDGGGVRLTVTQEAVQEFQINRSNYNAELGGASGGAINVVTKSGTNKLHGTLFAFFRNDAMDARNPFSIGPALAPGQIFNPALPDSTGVPLKDSLSRQQFGGSVGFPITPDKTFLYMAYEGLRRDEEHPAPLFTSTNIFRPDGGQQSIINGLATLPGNPPVPCLTGQPALPAAACAIALTNILTFNPAARPGDAFLVNEFETNSGLFPFADGQDLGVIRLDHRFSDKNQVFFRFNAGRDDQADPNLQALTGFSRAANTHFFDATALASWFHTFSPMTLNEAHFQYNYSSADYASNDSQGVGLDINGFGLFGSNIFLPSFTIMRRYEAGDGLTLLRGHHTIKIGGDFLYRGNHTESHTFFPGRFVFGDLPGGILSPCLQVPAACGLTGVNPTTINAIQSASLGLPQFYQQGFDNPVYNYPRPFTSLYAQDSWAVRENLTLNFGLRWELDSQYGSLNTYYKDFAPRVSFAWDPFKDHKTVVRGGFGIFYSPVYGQIPDVVQTLGLVNGFRQIAQVLVPLTGVPGLPPTTNSANIFQTFFALGLVQCGGAGNTPCIPAAALVPFGINITHTGAVPPLTVLFAGQPGYRPPYTEQASFGVEREVAPGWSVGLSYIYVHGLRYPWAIDTNLLPTTPTTSVPLANGGTATFHNWAAPQCAVLVNNPCFGNLLLLQGNVYSSEANSVYHAGIFELKKRFTNHYSIGINYTYSKAIDDATDYNSDFAASDQINLAGDRGLSDFDQRHSLVVYAAFESPWQGGADASTAEKIFSGFTLTPIFSYHSGHPFNLLAGADVNGDRHSTTDRTIGAGRNTGVGPNYFSWDMRLQREFKIGDRASLDLMAEGFNILNHTNYGSVNNIVGPNLGLPTALGGQGFLGFAVSGTNLVGPSSPLGFTSALPKREVQLGLRLNF